The following are from one region of the Phormidium sp. PBR-2020 genome:
- a CDS encoding 5-formyltetrahydrofolate cyclo-ligase: MVQKQALRRSLLQTRRQLSEGEWRDRSDRLCEQIRQDPRFQSAQTVLSYVSFRREPDLLGLVTGDRCWGFPRCQGESLLWHSWQWGDRFISGAFGIREPHPDSPQIAPETVDLILVPAVACDKRGYRLGYGGGFYDRLLSQPQWREIPTLGIVFEFAYLQELPIEPWDCPLTGVCTEARWVEISP, from the coding sequence ATGGTGCAGAAGCAGGCGTTACGGCGATCGCTGTTGCAGACTCGTCGTCAGTTGTCTGAGGGGGAATGGCGCGATCGCAGCGATCGCCTCTGTGAGCAAATTCGCCAAGATCCCCGGTTTCAGTCGGCCCAAACAGTTCTCAGTTATGTCAGTTTTCGCCGAGAACCGGATTTATTGGGATTAGTTACGGGGGACCGTTGCTGGGGGTTTCCTCGCTGTCAGGGAGAGTCGTTATTGTGGCATTCTTGGCAATGGGGCGATCGGTTTATTTCGGGTGCGTTTGGGATTCGCGAACCCCATCCTGATTCCCCCCAGATTGCTCCTGAGACGGTGGATTTAATCTTAGTTCCGGCGGTAGCCTGCGATAAACGGGGATATCGCCTGGGATATGGCGGCGGATTTTACGATCGCCTCCTCAGTCAACCCCAGTGGCGAGAGATTCCCACCCTGGGGATTGTCTTTGAGTTCGCCTATCTCCAGGAGTTACCCATTGAACCCTGGGATTGTCCCTTGACGGGAGTGTGTACCGAGGCGCGATGGGTGGAAATCAGCCCCTGA